One window of Nymphaea colorata isolate Beijing-Zhang1983 chromosome 1, ASM883128v2, whole genome shotgun sequence genomic DNA carries:
- the LOC116249143 gene encoding glycine-rich cell wall structural protein-like isoform X4: MANSPGGRLFLLFFILLNFLFLHVSANSRKLMNDQSHQTPAPPLDDRKWFHKFFGGGFGKGFGVGGGGGYGGGYGGGAGGGYGGGSGLGGGYGGGIGGGQGGGTGLGGGYGGGAGGGYGGGVGGGYGGGAGGGHGGGYGGGVGGGAGGGHGGGYGGGAGGGYGGGAGGGHGGGGGLGGGYGGGAGGGHGGGYGGGVGGGAGGGYGGGAGGGHGGGGGLGGGYGGGAGGGHGGGYGGGAGGGYGGGAGGGAGGGYGGGAGGGAGGGYGGGAGGGYGGGAGGGYGGGAGGGVGGGYGGGAGGGYGGGAGGGYGGGVGGGAGGGYGGGAGGGYGGGFGGGHGGGYGGGAGGGYGGGHY, translated from the exons ATGGCTAACTCCCCGGGAGGAAggctcttcctcctcttcttcattttgctcAATTTCCTGTTTCTCCATGTCAGTGCCAATAGCAGGAAGTTGATGAACGACCAGAGTCATCAGACCCCGGCTCCTCCTCTTGATGACCGTAAGTGGTTCCATAAGTTCTTTGGAGGTGGCTTTGGTAAGGGCTTTGGCGTCGGTGGTGGAGGTGGATACGGTGGTGGCTATGGAGGTGGAGCTGGGGGTGGGTATGGTGGTGGTTCTGGCCTTGGAGGTGGATACGGAGGTGGCATTGGGGGCGGGCAAGGTGGTGGAACCGGCCTAGGCGGTGGCTATGGTGGTGGTGCCGGAGGTGGGTATGGAG GTGGCGTAGGAGGTGGCTATGGTGGTGGTGCCGGAGGTGGGCATGGCGGTGGCTATGGAGGTGGCGTAGGAGGTGGTGCCGGAGGTGGGCATGGAGGTGGGTATGGAGGTGGTGCTGGAGGTGGCTATGGTGGTGGCGCAGGAGGAGGGCATGGTGGAGGAGGAGGCCTTGGCGGTGGCTATGGTGGTGGTGCCGGAGGAGGGCATGGCGGTGGGTATGGAGGTGGTGTAGGCGGTGGTGCTGGAGGAGGCTATGGTGGTGGTGCTGGAGGTGGGcacggtggtggtggtggcctTGGTGGTGGGTATGGAGGTGGTGCCGGAGGCGGGCATGGCGGTGGATATGGAGGTGGGGCAGGAGGCGGCTATGGCGGTGGAGCAGGTGGTGGAGCTGGAGGAGGCTACGGTGGCGGAGCCGGTGGTGGCGCTGGAGGAGGTTATGGTGGCGGAGCAGGTGGTGGTTATGGTGGTGGCGCTGGAGGAGGATATGGCGGAGGAGCTGGTGGTGGTGTTGGAGGAGGCTATGGCGGCGGAGCAGGTGGTGGTTATGGTGGTGGTGCTGGAGGAGGGTATGGTGGAGGAGTCGGTGGTGGTGCTGGAGGAGGCTATGGTGGTGGGGCAGGCGGTGGTTATGGTGGTGGTTTTGGGGGAGGCCACGGGGGTGGGTACGGTGGTGGAGCTGGCGGAGGCTATGGAGGTGGGCACTATTAA
- the LOC116249143 gene encoding glycine-rich cell wall structural protein-like isoform X5: MANSPGGRLFLLFFILLNFLFLHVSANSRKLMNDQSHQTPAPPLDDRKWFHKFFGGGFGKGFGVGGGGGYGGGYGGGAGGGYGGGSGLGGGYGGGIGGGQGGGTGLGGGYGGGAGGGYGGGYGGGAGGGHGGGYGGGVGGGAGGGHGGGYGGGAGGGYGGGAGGGHGGGGGLGGGYGGGAGGGHGGGYGGGVGGGAGGGYGGGAGGGHGGGGGLGGGYGGGAGGGHGGGYGGGAGGGYGGGAGGGAGGGYGGGAGGGAGGGYGGGAGGGYGGGAGGGYGGGAGGGVGGGYGGGAGGGYGGGAGGGYGGGVGGGAGGGYGGGAGGGYGGGFGGGHGGGYGGGAGGGYGGGHY; the protein is encoded by the exons ATGGCTAACTCCCCGGGAGGAAggctcttcctcctcttcttcattttgctcAATTTCCTGTTTCTCCATGTCAGTGCCAATAGCAGGAAGTTGATGAACGACCAGAGTCATCAGACCCCGGCTCCTCCTCTTGATGACCGTAAGTGGTTCCATAAGTTCTTTGGAGGTGGCTTTGGTAAGGGCTTTGGCGTCGGTGGTGGAGGTGGATACGGTGGTGGCTATGGAGGTGGAGCTGGGGGTGGGTATGGTGGTGGTTCTGGCCTTGGAGGTGGATACGGAGGTGGCATTGGGGGCGGGCAAGGTGGTGGAACCGGCCTAGGCGGTGGCTATGGTGGTGGTGCCGGAGGTGGGTATGGAG GTGGCTATGGTGGTGGTGCCGGAGGTGGGCATGGCGGTGGCTATGGAGGTGGCGTAGGAGGTGGTGCCGGAGGTGGGCATGGAGGTGGGTATGGAGGTGGTGCTGGAGGTGGCTATGGTGGTGGCGCAGGAGGAGGGCATGGTGGAGGAGGAGGCCTTGGCGGTGGCTATGGTGGTGGTGCCGGAGGAGGGCATGGCGGTGGGTATGGAGGTGGTGTAGGCGGTGGTGCTGGAGGAGGCTATGGTGGTGGTGCTGGAGGTGGGcacggtggtggtggtggcctTGGTGGTGGGTATGGAGGTGGTGCCGGAGGCGGGCATGGCGGTGGATATGGAGGTGGGGCAGGAGGCGGCTATGGCGGTGGAGCAGGTGGTGGAGCTGGAGGAGGCTACGGTGGCGGAGCCGGTGGTGGCGCTGGAGGAGGTTATGGTGGCGGAGCAGGTGGTGGTTATGGTGGTGGCGCTGGAGGAGGATATGGCGGAGGAGCTGGTGGTGGTGTTGGAGGAGGCTATGGCGGCGGAGCAGGTGGTGGTTATGGTGGTGGTGCTGGAGGAGGGTATGGTGGAGGAGTCGGTGGTGGTGCTGGAGGAGGCTATGGTGGTGGGGCAGGCGGTGGTTATGGTGGTGGTTTTGGGGGAGGCCACGGGGGTGGGTACGGTGGTGGAGCTGGCGGAGGCTATGGAGGTGGGCACTATTAA
- the LOC116249143 gene encoding glycine-rich cell wall structural protein-like isoform X7 yields MANSPGGRLFLLFFILLNFLFLHVSANSRKLMNDQSHQTPAPPLDDRKWFHKFFGGGFGKGFGVGGGGGYGGGYGGGAGGGYGGGSGLGGGYGGGIGGGQGGGTGLGGGYGGGAGGGYGGGVGGGYGGGAGGGHGGGYGGGAGGGYGGGAGGGHGGGGGLGGGYGGGAGGGHGGGYGGGVGGGAGGGYGGGAGGGHGGGGGLGGGYGGGAGGGHGGGYGGGAGGGYGGGAGGGAGGGYGGGAGGGAGGGYGGGAGGGYGGGAGGGYGGGAGGGVGGGYGGGAGGGYGGGAGGGYGGGVGGGAGGGYGGGAGGGYGGGFGGGHGGGYGGGAGGGYGGGHY; encoded by the exons ATGGCTAACTCCCCGGGAGGAAggctcttcctcctcttcttcattttgctcAATTTCCTGTTTCTCCATGTCAGTGCCAATAGCAGGAAGTTGATGAACGACCAGAGTCATCAGACCCCGGCTCCTCCTCTTGATGACCGTAAGTGGTTCCATAAGTTCTTTGGAGGTGGCTTTGGTAAGGGCTTTGGCGTCGGTGGTGGAGGTGGATACGGTGGTGGCTATGGAGGTGGAGCTGGGGGTGGGTATGGTGGTGGTTCTGGCCTTGGAGGTGGATACGGAGGTGGCATTGGGGGCGGGCAAGGTGGTGGAACCGGCCTAGGCGGTGGCTATGGTGGTGGTGCCGGAGGTGGGTATGGAG GTGGCGTAGGAGGTGGCTATGGTGGTGGTGCCGGAGGTGGGCATGGCG GTGGGTATGGAGGTGGTGCTGGAGGTGGCTATGGTGGTGGCGCAGGAGGAGGGCATGGTGGAGGAGGAGGCCTTGGCGGTGGCTATGGTGGTGGTGCCGGAGGAGGGCATGGCGGTGGGTATGGAGGTGGTGTAGGCGGTGGTGCTGGAGGAGGCTATGGTGGTGGTGCTGGAGGTGGGcacggtggtggtggtggcctTGGTGGTGGGTATGGAGGTGGTGCCGGAGGCGGGCATGGCGGTGGATATGGAGGTGGGGCAGGAGGCGGCTATGGCGGTGGAGCAGGTGGTGGAGCTGGAGGAGGCTACGGTGGCGGAGCCGGTGGTGGCGCTGGAGGAGGTTATGGTGGCGGAGCAGGTGGTGGTTATGGTGGTGGCGCTGGAGGAGGATATGGCGGAGGAGCTGGTGGTGGTGTTGGAGGAGGCTATGGCGGCGGAGCAGGTGGTGGTTATGGTGGTGGTGCTGGAGGAGGGTATGGTGGAGGAGTCGGTGGTGGTGCTGGAGGAGGCTATGGTGGTGGGGCAGGCGGTGGTTATGGTGGTGGTTTTGGGGGAGGCCACGGGGGTGGGTACGGTGGTGGAGCTGGCGGAGGCTATGGAGGTGGGCACTATTAA
- the LOC116249143 gene encoding glycine-rich cell wall structural protein-like isoform X6, with protein sequence MANSPGGRLFLLFFILLNFLFLHVSANSRKLMNDQSHQTPAPPLDDRKWFHKFFGGGFGKGFGVGGGGGYGGGYGGGAGGGYGGGSGLGGGYGGGIGGGQGGGTGLGGGYGGGAGGGHGGGYGGGVGGGAGGGHGGGYGGGAGGGYGGGAGGGHGGGGGLGGGYGGGAGGGHGGGYGGGVGGGAGGGYGGGAGGGHGGGGGLGGGYGGGAGGGHGGGYGGGAGGGYGGGAGGGAGGGYGGGAGGGAGGGYGGGAGGGYGGGAGGGYGGGAGGGVGGGYGGGAGGGYGGGAGGGYGGGVGGGAGGGYGGGAGGGYGGGFGGGHGGGYGGGAGGGYGGGHY encoded by the exons ATGGCTAACTCCCCGGGAGGAAggctcttcctcctcttcttcattttgctcAATTTCCTGTTTCTCCATGTCAGTGCCAATAGCAGGAAGTTGATGAACGACCAGAGTCATCAGACCCCGGCTCCTCCTCTTGATGACCGTAAGTGGTTCCATAAGTTCTTTGGAGGTGGCTTTGGTAAGGGCTTTGGCGTCGGTGGTGGAGGTGGATACGGTGGTGGCTATGGAGGTGGAGCTGGGGGTGGGTATGGTGGTGGTTCTGGCCTTGGAGGTGGATACGGAGGTGGCATTGGGGGCGGGCAAGGTGGTGGAACCGGCCTAGGCGGTGGCTATGGTGGTGGTGCCGGAG GTGGGCATGGCGGTGGCTATGGAGGTGGCGTAGGAGGTGGTGCCGGAGGTGGGCATGGAGGTGGGTATGGAGGTGGTGCTGGAGGTGGCTATGGTGGTGGCGCAGGAGGAGGGCATGGTGGAGGAGGAGGCCTTGGCGGTGGCTATGGTGGTGGTGCCGGAGGAGGGCATGGCGGTGGGTATGGAGGTGGTGTAGGCGGTGGTGCTGGAGGAGGCTATGGTGGTGGTGCTGGAGGTGGGcacggtggtggtggtggcctTGGTGGTGGGTATGGAGGTGGTGCCGGAGGCGGGCATGGCGGTGGATATGGAGGTGGGGCAGGAGGCGGCTATGGCGGTGGAGCAGGTGGTGGAGCTGGAGGAGGCTACGGTGGCGGAGCCGGTGGTGGCGCTGGAGGAGGTTATGGTGGCGGAGCAGGTGGTGGTTATGGTGGTGGCGCTGGAGGAGGATATGGCGGAGGAGCTGGTGGTGGTGTTGGAGGAGGCTATGGCGGCGGAGCAGGTGGTGGTTATGGTGGTGGTGCTGGAGGAGGGTATGGTGGAGGAGTCGGTGGTGGTGCTGGAGGAGGCTATGGTGGTGGGGCAGGCGGTGGTTATGGTGGTGGTTTTGGGGGAGGCCACGGGGGTGGGTACGGTGGTGGAGCTGGCGGAGGCTATGGAGGTGGGCACTATTAA
- the LOC116249143 gene encoding glycine-rich cell wall structural protein-like isoform X3: MANSPGGRLFLLFFILLNFLFLHVSANSRKLMNDQSHQTPAPPLDDRKWFHKFFGGGFGKGFGVGGGGGYGGGYGGGAGGGYGGGSGLGGGYGGGIGGGQGGGTGLGGGYGGGAGGGHGGGYGGGVGGGYGGGAGGGHGGGYGGGVGGGAGGGHGGGYGGGAGGGYGGGAGGGHGGGGGLGGGYGGGAGGGHGGGYGGGVGGGAGGGYGGGAGGGHGGGGGLGGGYGGGAGGGHGGGYGGGAGGGYGGGAGGGAGGGYGGGAGGGAGGGYGGGAGGGYGGGAGGGYGGGAGGGVGGGYGGGAGGGYGGGAGGGYGGGVGGGAGGGYGGGAGGGYGGGFGGGHGGGYGGGAGGGYGGGHY; encoded by the exons ATGGCTAACTCCCCGGGAGGAAggctcttcctcctcttcttcattttgctcAATTTCCTGTTTCTCCATGTCAGTGCCAATAGCAGGAAGTTGATGAACGACCAGAGTCATCAGACCCCGGCTCCTCCTCTTGATGACCGTAAGTGGTTCCATAAGTTCTTTGGAGGTGGCTTTGGTAAGGGCTTTGGCGTCGGTGGTGGAGGTGGATACGGTGGTGGCTATGGAGGTGGAGCTGGGGGTGGGTATGGTGGTGGTTCTGGCCTTGGAGGTGGATACGGAGGTGGCATTGGGGGCGGGCAAGGTGGTGGAACCGGCCTAGGCGGTGGCTATGGTGGTGGTGCCGGAG GTGGACATGGCGGTGGCTATGGAGGTGGCGTAGGAGGTGGCTATGGTGGTGGTGCCGGAGGTGGGCATGGCGGTGGCTATGGAGGTGGCGTAGGAGGTGGTGCCGGAGGTGGGCATGGAGGTGGGTATGGAGGTGGTGCTGGAGGTGGCTATGGTGGTGGCGCAGGAGGAGGGCATGGTGGAGGAGGAGGCCTTGGCGGTGGCTATGGTGGTGGTGCCGGAGGAGGGCATGGCGGTGGGTATGGAGGTGGTGTAGGCGGTGGTGCTGGAGGAGGCTATGGTGGTGGTGCTGGAGGTGGGcacggtggtggtggtggcctTGGTGGTGGGTATGGAGGTGGTGCCGGAGGCGGGCATGGCGGTGGATATGGAGGTGGGGCAGGAGGCGGCTATGGCGGTGGAGCAGGTGGTGGAGCTGGAGGAGGCTACGGTGGCGGAGCCGGTGGTGGCGCTGGAGGAGGTTATGGTGGCGGAGCAGGTGGTGGTTATGGTGGTGGCGCTGGAGGAGGATATGGCGGAGGAGCTGGTGGTGGTGTTGGAGGAGGCTATGGCGGCGGAGCAGGTGGTGGTTATGGTGGTGGTGCTGGAGGAGGGTATGGTGGAGGAGTCGGTGGTGGTGCTGGAGGAGGCTATGGTGGTGGGGCAGGCGGTGGTTATGGTGGTGGTTTTGGGGGAGGCCACGGGGGTGGGTACGGTGGTGGAGCTGGCGGAGGCTATGGAGGTGGGCACTATTAA
- the LOC116249143 gene encoding glycine-rich cell wall structural protein-like isoform X8, which translates to MNDQSHQTPAPPLDDRKWFHKFFGGGFGKGFGVGGGGGYGGGYGGGAGGGYGGGSGLGGGYGGGIGGGQGGGTGLGGGYGGGAGGGYGGGAGGGAGGGHGGGYGGGAGGGYGGGAGGGHGGGYGGGVGGGYGGGAGGGHGGGYGGGVGGGAGGGHGGGYGGGAGGGYGGGAGGGHGGGGGLGGGYGGGAGGGHGGGYGGGVGGGAGGGYGGGAGGGHGGGGGLGGGYGGGAGGGHGGGYGGGAGGGYGGGAGGGAGGGYGGGAGGGAGGGYGGGAGGGYGGGAGGGYGGGAGGGVGGGYGGGAGGGYGGGAGGGYGGGVGGGAGGGYGGGAGGGYGGGFGGGHGGGYGGGAGGGYGGGHY; encoded by the exons ATGAACGACCAAAGTCACCAGACCCCGGCTCCTCCTCTTGATGACCGTAAGTGGTTCCATAAGTTCTTTGGAGGCGGCTTTGGTAAGGGCTTTGGCGTCGGTGGTGGAGGTGGATACGGTGGTGGCTATGGAG GTGGAGCTGGGGGTGGGTATGGTGGTGGTTCTGGCCTTGGAGGTGGATACGGAGGTGGCATTGGGGGCGGGCAAGGTGGTGGAACCGGCCTAGGCGGTGGCTATGGTGGTGGTGCCGGAGGTGGGTATGGAGGTGGCGCAGGAGGTGGTGCCGGAGGTGGGCATGGTGGTGGGTATGGAGGTGGTGCTGGAGGTGGCTATGGTGGTGGTGCCGGAGGTGGACATGGCGGTGGCTATGGAGGTGGCGTAGGAGGTGGCTATGGTGGTGGTGCCGGAGGTGGGCATGGCGGTGGCTATGGAGGTGGCGTAGGAGGTGGTGCCGGAGGTGGGCATGGAGGTGGGTATGGAGGTGGTGCTGGAGGTGGCTATGGTGGTGGCGCAGGAGGAGGGCATGGTGGAGGAGGAGGCCTTGGCGGTGGCTATGGTGGTGGTGCCGGAGGAGGGCATGGCGGTGGGTATGGAGGTGGTGTAGGCGGTGGTGCTGGAGGAGGCTATGGTGGTGGTGCTGGAGGTGGGcacggtggtggtggtggcctTGGTGGTGGGTATGGAGGTGGTGCCGGAGGCGGGCATGGCGGTGGATATGGAGGTGGGGCAGGAGGCGGCTATGGCGGTGGAGCAGGTGGTGGAGCTGGAGGAGGCTACGGTGGCGGAGCCGGTGGTGGCGCTGGAGGAGGTTATGGTGGCGGAGCAGGTGGTGGTTATGGTGGTGGCGCTGGAGGAGGATATGGCGGAGGAGCTGGTGGTGGTGTTGGAGGAGGCTATGGCGGCGGAGCAGGTGGTGGTTATGGTGGTGGTGCTGGAGGAGGGTATGGTGGAGGAGTCGGTGGTGGTGCTGGAGGAGGCTATGGTGGTGGGGCAGGCGGTGGTTATGGTGGTGGTTTTGGGGGAGGCCACGGGGGTGGGTACGGTGGTGGAGCTGGCGGAGGCTATGGAGGTGGGCACTATTAA
- the LOC116249143 gene encoding glycine-rich cell wall structural protein-like isoform X2 has translation MANSPGGRLFLLFFILLNFLFLHVSANSRKLMNDQSHQTPAPPLDDRKWFHKFFGGGFGKGFGVGGGGGYGGGYGGGAGGGYGGGSGLGGGYGGGIGGGQGGGTGLGGGYGGGAGGGYGGGAGGGAGGGHGGGYGGGAGGGYGGGAGGGHGGGYGGGVGGGYGGGAGGGHGGGYGGGAGGGYGGGAGGGHGGGGGLGGGYGGGAGGGHGGGYGGGVGGGAGGGYGGGAGGGHGGGGGLGGGYGGGAGGGHGGGYGGGAGGGYGGGAGGGAGGGYGGGAGGGAGGGYGGGAGGGYGGGAGGGYGGGAGGGVGGGYGGGAGGGYGGGAGGGYGGGVGGGAGGGYGGGAGGGYGGGFGGGHGGGYGGGAGGGYGGGHY, from the exons ATGGCTAACTCCCCGGGAGGAAggctcttcctcctcttcttcattttgctcAATTTCCTGTTTCTCCATGTCAGTGCCAATAGCAGGAAGTTGATGAACGACCAGAGTCATCAGACCCCGGCTCCTCCTCTTGATGACCGTAAGTGGTTCCATAAGTTCTTTGGAGGTGGCTTTGGTAAGGGCTTTGGCGTCGGTGGTGGAGGTGGATACGGTGGTGGCTATGGAGGTGGAGCTGGGGGTGGGTATGGTGGTGGTTCTGGCCTTGGAGGTGGATACGGAGGTGGCATTGGGGGCGGGCAAGGTGGTGGAACCGGCCTAGGCGGTGGCTATGGTGGTGGTGCCGGAGGTGGGTATGGAGGTGGCGCAGGAGGTGGTGCCGGAGGTGGGCATGGTGGTGGGTATGGAGGTGGTGCTGGAGGTGGCTATGGTGGTGGTGCCGGAGGTGGACATGGCGGTGGCTATGGAGGTGGCGTAGGAGGTGGCTATGGTGGTGGTGCCGGAGGTGGGCATGGCG GTGGGTATGGAGGTGGTGCTGGAGGTGGCTATGGTGGTGGCGCAGGAGGAGGGCATGGTGGAGGAGGAGGCCTTGGCGGTGGCTATGGTGGTGGTGCCGGAGGAGGGCATGGCGGTGGGTATGGAGGTGGTGTAGGCGGTGGTGCTGGAGGAGGCTATGGTGGTGGTGCTGGAGGTGGGcacggtggtggtggtggcctTGGTGGTGGGTATGGAGGTGGTGCCGGAGGCGGGCATGGCGGTGGATATGGAGGTGGGGCAGGAGGCGGCTATGGCGGTGGAGCAGGTGGTGGAGCTGGAGGAGGCTACGGTGGCGGAGCCGGTGGTGGCGCTGGAGGAGGTTATGGTGGCGGAGCAGGTGGTGGTTATGGTGGTGGCGCTGGAGGAGGATATGGCGGAGGAGCTGGTGGTGGTGTTGGAGGAGGCTATGGCGGCGGAGCAGGTGGTGGTTATGGTGGTGGTGCTGGAGGAGGGTATGGTGGAGGAGTCGGTGGTGGTGCTGGAGGAGGCTATGGTGGTGGGGCAGGCGGTGGTTATGGTGGTGGTTTTGGGGGAGGCCACGGGGGTGGGTACGGTGGTGGAGCTGGCGGAGGCTATGGAGGTGGGCACTATTAA
- the LOC116249143 gene encoding glycine-rich cell wall structural protein-like isoform X1, whose product MANSPGGRLFLLFFILLNFLFLHVSANSRKLMNDQSHQTPAPPLDDRKWFHKFFGGGFGKGFGVGGGGGYGGGYGGGAGGGYGGGSGLGGGYGGGIGGGQGGGTGLGGGYGGGAGGGYGGGAGGGAGGGHGGGYGGGAGGGYGGGAGGGHGGGYGGGVGGGYGGGAGGGHGGGYGGGVGGGAGGGHGGGYGGGAGGGYGGGAGGGHGGGGGLGGGYGGGAGGGHGGGYGGGVGGGAGGGYGGGAGGGHGGGGGLGGGYGGGAGGGHGGGYGGGAGGGYGGGAGGGAGGGYGGGAGGGAGGGYGGGAGGGYGGGAGGGYGGGAGGGVGGGYGGGAGGGYGGGAGGGYGGGVGGGAGGGYGGGAGGGYGGGFGGGHGGGYGGGAGGGYGGGHY is encoded by the coding sequence ATGGCTAACTCCCCGGGAGGAAggctcttcctcctcttcttcattttgctcAATTTCCTGTTTCTCCATGTCAGTGCCAATAGCAGGAAGTTGATGAACGACCAGAGTCATCAGACCCCGGCTCCTCCTCTTGATGACCGTAAGTGGTTCCATAAGTTCTTTGGAGGTGGCTTTGGTAAGGGCTTTGGCGTCGGTGGTGGAGGTGGATACGGTGGTGGCTATGGAGGTGGAGCTGGGGGTGGGTATGGTGGTGGTTCTGGCCTTGGAGGTGGATACGGAGGTGGCATTGGGGGCGGGCAAGGTGGTGGAACCGGCCTAGGCGGTGGCTATGGTGGTGGTGCCGGAGGTGGGTATGGAGGTGGCGCAGGAGGTGGTGCCGGAGGTGGGCATGGTGGTGGGTATGGAGGTGGTGCTGGAGGTGGCTATGGTGGTGGTGCCGGAGGTGGACATGGCGGTGGCTATGGAGGTGGCGTAGGAGGTGGCTATGGTGGTGGTGCCGGAGGTGGGCATGGCGGTGGCTATGGAGGTGGCGTAGGAGGTGGTGCCGGAGGTGGGCATGGAGGTGGGTATGGAGGTGGTGCTGGAGGTGGCTATGGTGGTGGCGCAGGAGGAGGGCATGGTGGAGGAGGAGGCCTTGGCGGTGGCTATGGTGGTGGTGCCGGAGGAGGGCATGGCGGTGGGTATGGAGGTGGTGTAGGCGGTGGTGCTGGAGGAGGCTATGGTGGTGGTGCTGGAGGTGGGcacggtggtggtggtggcctTGGTGGTGGGTATGGAGGTGGTGCCGGAGGCGGGCATGGCGGTGGATATGGAGGTGGGGCAGGAGGCGGCTATGGCGGTGGAGCAGGTGGTGGAGCTGGAGGAGGCTACGGTGGCGGAGCCGGTGGTGGCGCTGGAGGAGGTTATGGTGGCGGAGCAGGTGGTGGTTATGGTGGTGGCGCTGGAGGAGGATATGGCGGAGGAGCTGGTGGTGGTGTTGGAGGAGGCTATGGCGGCGGAGCAGGTGGTGGTTATGGTGGTGGTGCTGGAGGAGGGTATGGTGGAGGAGTCGGTGGTGGTGCTGGAGGAGGCTATGGTGGTGGGGCAGGCGGTGGTTATGGTGGTGGTTTTGGGGGAGGCCACGGGGGTGGGTACGGTGGTGGAGCTGGCGGAGGCTATGGAGGTGGGCACTATTAA
- the LOC126409696 gene encoding glycine-rich cell wall structural protein-like isoform X2: MASYRGGSLFLLLVLTLLVLHASADSRKLLSDQTLHTPEKGVDKAPVDDQKWFHKGFGGGLGGGYGGGYGGGYGGGYGGGLGGGYGGGLGGGYGGGAGGGYGGGYGGGGGYGGGGGYGGGGGLGGGYGGGAGGGYGGGYGGGVGGGYGGGYGGGYP, from the exons ATGGCGTCTTATCGTGGAGGAagcctcttcctcctccttgtGCTCACCCTTCTCGTGCTTCATGCCAGTGCTGACTCTCGCAAGTTGCTGAGTGATCAGACTCTTCACACTCCCGAAAAAGGAGTTGATAAGGCTCCAGTCGATGACCAAAAGTGGTTCCACAAGGGTTTCGGAGGTGGTCTGGGCGGCGGCTACGGTGGTGGTTACGGCGGTGGCTACGGTGGCGGTTATGGCGGTGGCCTGGGCGGCGGCTACGGTGGCGGCTTAGGTGGTGGATATGGCGGTGGTGCAGGTGGCGGTTATGGCGGTGGCtacggtggtggtggtggctacggtggtggtggtggctaCGGTGGCGGTGGTGGTTTAGGCGGTGGGTATGGTGGTGGTGCAGGTGGCGGTTATGGCGGTGGCTACGGTGGTGGAGTTGGTGGAGGGTACGGCGGTGG CTACGGTGGTGGCTACCCTTAG
- the LOC126409696 gene encoding glycine-rich cell wall structural protein-like isoform X3 — protein MASYRGGSLFLLLVLTLLVLHASADSRKLLSDQTLHTPEKGVDKAPVDDQKWFHKGFGGGLGGGYGGGYGGGYGGGYGGGLGGGYGGGLGGGYGGGAGGGYGGGYGGGGGYGGGGGYGGGAGGGYGGGYGGGVGGGYGGGYGGGYP, from the exons ATGGCGTCTTATCGTGGAGGAagcctcttcctcctccttgtGCTCACCCTTCTCGTGCTTCATGCCAGTGCTGACTCTCGCAAGTTGCTGAGTGATCAGACTCTTCACACTCCCGAAAAAGGAGTTGATAAGGCTCCAGTCGATGACCAAAAGTGGTTCCACAAGGGTTTCGGAGGTGGTCTGGGCGGCGGCTACGGTGGTGGTTACGGCGGTGGCTACGGTGGCGGTTATGGCGGTGGCCTGGGCGGCGGCTACGGTGGCGGCTTAGGTGGTGGATATGGCGGTGGTGCAGGTGGCGGTTATGGCGGTGGCtacggtggtggtggtggctacggtggtg GCGGTGGGTATGGTGGTGGTGCAGGTGGCGGTTATGGCGGTGGCTACGGTGGTGGAGTTGGTGGAGGGTACGGCGGTGG CTACGGTGGTGGCTACCCTTAG
- the LOC126409696 gene encoding glycine-rich protein 5-like isoform X1 encodes MASYRGGSLFLLLVLTLLVLHASADSRKLLSDQTLHTPEKGVDKAPVDDQKWFHKGFGGGLGGGYGGGYGGGYGGGYGGGLGGGYGGGLGGGYGGGAGGGYGGGYGGGGGYGGGGGYGGGAGGGYGGGYGGGVGGGYGGGAGGGYGGGGGYGGGGGYGGGYP; translated from the exons ATGGCGTCTTATCGTGGAGGAagcctcttcctcctccttgtGCTCACCCTTCTCGTGCTTCATGCCAGTGCTGACTCTCGCAAGTTGCTGAGTGATCAGACTCTTCACACTCCCGAAAAAGGAGTTGATAAGGCTCCAGTCGATGACCAAAAGTGGTTCCACAAGGGTTTCGGAGGTGGTCTGGGCGGCGGCTACGGTGGTGGTTACGGCGGTGGCTACGGTGGCGGTTATGGCGGTGGCCTGGGCGGCGGCTACGGTGGCGGCTTAGGTGGTGGATATGGCGGTGGTGCAGGTGGCGGTTATGGCGGTGGCtacggtggtggtggtggctacggtggtg GCGGTGGGTATGGTGGTGGTGCAGGTGGCGGTTATGGCGGTGGCTACGGTGGTGGAGTTGGTGGAGGGTACGGCGGTGGTGCTGGTGGAGGCTACGGTGGTGGCGGTGGCTACGGTGGTGGCGGTGGCTACGGTGGTGGCTACCCTTAG